One part of the Pecten maximus chromosome 1, xPecMax1.1, whole genome shotgun sequence genome encodes these proteins:
- the LOC117333097 gene encoding uncharacterized protein LOC117333097, with amino-acid sequence MNSNQAEILEKLLHMKKELARKEKKLKKCARAVSAKEHVKRRLREQEVLEGKANAHHLTSDFCVPSLVSSDTCQTYKSPHTESSHSTAEVGPNSEHLSAHFNTNSGDNDGHVEIISIHSNACLKPKEHKSKHFNCNSKEDDVISAHNCKHVTDILPSESDSDKSLNWNSSNEMVSSAEHQSKRSLSLKRKRNVSKRMADTSTSKTNPPVNLTLHTDGGVDHIPVQRTPNMSGKSASITDCISYDEEKLSEVVFKQVEKPSPLKQKNPIDRLKKPEPSSENSKVRNKSVKRRRRTIGRILDIDLEKDVNFQHSSESSQNSEEYETLRLIQESYRSGVDYSTRHGKTHNLPSMLSSIFQYFIDENRRQKEPSDFSLPVEQFGRMIRKRLKVTTGKLSDNSKEEEMTDKYEHHIDESSLNSIEASKDLFHPDTRGTKSAASFPDYSPKFTIQDDLIRTEKVSGDNLTLANQSDSKAGGVNGDKITPIIEGTPHVSEQCPLVSCDHTKHKHNKGCDSDHMYKNELLSSSNSSLLNKDIKVSRNCFKGGETPKYDTESCDFSEEHIPLSPALFGSPPDSQLGTGNSSSVGDCDSQDSQLISIRRVNKGERLKHLGCIKFSQQDSLRCVAACCIQIVRRRTDVLLCIGQSTMSLWNQRGDNYTCIKSWKLEEDYNSVECYTFPAVFRDKFCYFLVVLRGVGCTAQVVHYNARTDHPQLVQCLQANSVTACCLSVEALAVGDTNQDKTRVTKYSMDCDGQLTIQQEFDPSPGGSSTPRCLKLVENLQSALALWSSTNTLVLWNTETGTLVWTLDLSLTWPEMSTLVTAEWQQEYLLLSLLTDKKSDDAGVLLVVNPETEVSKVLVQYTATSWEGVKCIGQLEDSIAATDHRGQTCVWDPYSGQLSYQCDPCTGIKGLGCYWRKLVTMYDHCVHIFK; translated from the exons ATATTGGAAAAGCTCTTGCACATGAAGAAGGAGCTAGCAAGAAAAGAGAAAAAGCTGAag aaatgtgCCCGAGCAGTCTCCGCTAAGGAACATGTTAAAAGAAGACTGAGAGAACAGGAAGTACTGGAAGGGAAGGCTAATGCTCATCACTTGACCTCTGACTTTTGTGTCCCTTCTCTAGTCTCTTCTGATACCTGTCAAACCTATAAGTCTCCCCATACAGAGTCAAGTCACAGTACTGCTGAAGTGGGCCCAAATAGTGAACATCTGTCTGCACACTTCAACACGAACAGTGGTGACAATGATGGGCATGTGGAAATAATTTCTATTCACAGCAATGCATGTTTAAAACCCAAAGAACATAAGTCAAAACATTTCAATTGCAACAGCAAAGAGGATGATGTTATCTCTGCACATAATTGTAAGCATGTTACAGACATTCTACCATCAGAATCTGACTCTGATAAAAGCTTGAACTGGAACTCTTCAAATGAAATGGTTTCTAGTGCTGAACATCAAAGTAAGAGATCTTTGTCTCTTAAAAGGAAAAGAAATGTGTCGAAGCGCATGGCAGATACTTCAACTTCTAAGACAAACCCCCCTGTTAACCTTACACTACACACTGATGGTGGGGTAGATCACATTCCTGTACAGAGAACACCGAACATGAGTGGAAAGTCAGCCTCCATTACtgactgtatatcatatgatgAGGAAAAGTTATCAGAGGTCGTGTTCAAACAAGTAGAGAAACCCAGCCCattgaaacaaaaaaatccCATAGATAGACTGAAGAAACCAGAACCTAGTTCAGAAAACAGCAAAGTCAGGAATAAGTCTGTGAAAAGACGACGGAGGACCATTGGAAGAATTTTGGATATTGATTTGGAAAAGGATGTAAATTTCCAGCATAGTTCAGAATCTTCTCAAAACAGTGAAGAGTATGAAACTCTTAGGTTGATACAGGAGAGTTATAGATCAGGGGTAGACTACTCTACCCGTCATGGTAAAACTCATAACCTTCCCTCAATGctttcatcaatatttcagtACTTCATTGATGAAAATCGGCGACAGAAAGAACCGAGTGATTTTAGTCTCCCAGTAGAACAATTTGGAAGAATGATACGAAAACGCTTAAAAGTGACAACAGGGAAATTATCAGATAACTCCAAAGAGGAAGAAATGACTGACAAATATGAGCATCACATAGATGAGTCAAGTCTGAATTCCATAGAAGCTTCCAAAGATTTGTTCCATCCTGATACAAGAGGAACAAAGTCAGCAGCATCATTTCCGGATTATTCTCCAAAGTTCACAATTCAGGATGACCTTATAAGGACTGAAAAAGTTAGTGGTGACAATTTAACATTAGCAAATCAATCTGATTCCAAAGCAGGAGGTGTAAATGGTGACAAGATTACTCCAATCATTGAGGGAACTCCCCATGTATCTGAACAGTGTCCACTGGTATCATGTGACCAtaccaaacacaaacacaacaaagGTTGTGACTCGGATCATATGTATAAAAATGAACTGTTGTCAAGCTCTAACAGTTCACTATTAAACAAAGACATAAAGGTGTCAAGGAATTGTTTTAAGGGTGGAGAAACGCCAAAATACGACACTGAGAGCTGTGACTTTAGTGAAGAACATATTCCTTTGTCACCTGCCCTGTTTGGCTCGCCACCTGATAGCCAGCTGGGAACTGGGAATTCCTCTTCTGTTGGAGATTGTGACTCGCAGGACAGCCAACTCATCAGCATCCGCAGAGTCAACAAAGGGGAGAGACTCAAACATCTTGGCTGTATCAAG TTTTCACAGCAAGATTCACTGAGGTGTGTTGCCGCTTGCTGTATTCAGATTGTACGGCGTAGAACAGATGTGTTGTTGTGTATCGGCCAGTCAACAATGAGTTTGTGGAAccaaaggggagacaactacaCATGCATTAAGTCATGGAAGCTTGAAGAG GACTATAATTCAGTGGAGTGCTATACCTTCCCAGCTGTGTTCCGGGACAAGTTCTGCTACTTCCTGGTTGTGCTGCGTGGTGTTGGATGTACCGCCCAGGTGGTTCACTACAATGCCAGAACAGATCATCCCCAGCTAGTACAGTGTCTACAGGCAAACAG TGTTACTGCCTGCTGCCTGAGTGTAGAAGCTTTAGCTGTGGGAGATACTAATCAGGATAAAACTAGGGTCACCAAATACTCTATGGACTGTGATGGTCAGCTAACAATCCAGCAGGAATTTGACCCCTCTCCGGGTGGTTCAAGTACACCTAGGTGTTTGAAGCTTGTAGAAAATCTCCAGTCAGCACTAGCTCTCTGGTCCTCTACCAACACATTAGTGTTATG GAACACAGAAACAGGAACACTGGTGTGGACACTTGATCTGTCGCTGACTTGGCCCGAGATGTCTACACTAGTCACAGCAGAATGGCAGCAG GAGTATTTATTGCTGTCATTGCTGACCGACAAGAAATCAGACGATGCTGGTGTTCTATTAGTGGTCAATCCCGAGACGGAAGTCAGCAAAGTATTGGTCCAATATACTGCCACAAGCTGGGAGGG AGTGAAGTGTATTGGACAGCTGGAGGACAGCATTGCTGCCACTGACCACAGAGGTCAGACTTGTGTGTGGGATCCCTATTCTGGTCAGCTGTCTTACCAATGTGATCCCTGCACTGGTATCAAAGGTCTCGGCTGTTACTGGAGGAAGCTCGTCACCATGTATGATCATTGTGTAcacatatttaaatga